Proteins encoded together in one bacterium window:
- a CDS encoding aminoglycoside phosphotransferase family protein, which translates to MKDDTLSTDDAVTPALPETDPVAMAAAFEEFFQHEYPGLGLRVQQCRVTRVYQKPGKACLIAYRVQGHDHHGRPFDQWLHGRLQRNGAVAGGGESATPSWSAGDFWKPVSLWPERRMVVHAFPHDPKLPQLARLKDADFIRQNVERNLAEFGLSGAWHCTEVFDHKVKYMPGKRCVLRYRVSLRHAAGEQQTRTFYSKTTDDASGRTVAAALRVICASRACAAGVLNVPAPIAYLPEIKTLWQHAWEGESLTRRCAERGWATLAHAPVLPKIAAMLAALHQIELPAELQRPGASPATMLTNARDNAAQILKFLPEVRERQAHLLQKMAATLPRSAAGTPRTTIHGTFKLAQILVREEQPGLVDFDALAVGDPLYDVAEFLASVIYLRVSDGVAAAPITAAAALFVESYAALVPWPCERRRLAWYVTAFLLGKMHSSLKRMEREARQQVVAAFALLEELLESPAGL; encoded by the coding sequence GTGAAAGACGACACCTTGAGCACGGACGATGCTGTGACACCGGCGCTGCCGGAAACCGACCCGGTCGCCATGGCGGCGGCGTTCGAAGAGTTTTTTCAACATGAGTATCCCGGCCTCGGCTTGCGCGTGCAGCAGTGCCGCGTCACGCGCGTGTATCAGAAACCCGGCAAGGCCTGCCTCATCGCCTACCGGGTGCAGGGTCACGATCACCACGGCCGCCCCTTCGATCAATGGCTGCACGGCCGCCTGCAGCGCAACGGCGCAGTAGCGGGCGGCGGTGAAAGCGCAACGCCCTCCTGGTCTGCTGGCGATTTCTGGAAACCGGTCAGCTTGTGGCCGGAGCGCCGCATGGTCGTGCACGCCTTTCCGCATGATCCCAAGCTGCCACAGCTCGCCCGGCTGAAGGACGCTGACTTCATCCGGCAGAATGTCGAGCGCAATCTGGCGGAATTCGGCTTGTCGGGCGCGTGGCATTGCACCGAGGTGTTCGACCACAAAGTGAAATACATGCCGGGCAAACGGTGCGTGTTGCGTTACCGGGTCTCGTTGCGCCATGCCGCGGGCGAGCAACAAACGCGCACGTTCTACAGCAAGACCACGGACGACGCCAGCGGCCGCACGGTCGCGGCGGCGCTGCGAGTGATTTGTGCGAGCCGCGCCTGTGCCGCGGGCGTGCTGAATGTGCCGGCGCCGATTGCCTATCTTCCCGAGATCAAAACCTTGTGGCAGCATGCCTGGGAGGGAGAATCCCTGACCCGGCGTTGCGCCGAGCGCGGCTGGGCTACGCTCGCCCACGCGCCCGTGCTGCCCAAAATCGCGGCCATGCTGGCGGCATTGCATCAAATCGAGCTGCCGGCGGAACTGCAACGGCCTGGCGCGAGTCCGGCAACCATGCTGACCAACGCCAGAGACAACGCCGCGCAAATCCTCAAGTTTCTGCCTGAAGTGCGCGAGCGGCAAGCGCACCTGCTGCAGAAAATGGCTGCCACCCTGCCGCGCAGCGCGGCCGGCACGCCACGCACGACCATCCACGGCACCTTCAAGCTGGCGCAGATCCTCGTGCGTGAGGAGCAGCCCGGCCTGGTGGATTTCGACGCGCTGGCGGTGGGCGATCCGCTCTATGATGTCGCGGAGTTTCTCGCTTCGGTGATTTATCTGCGCGTCAGCGACGGCGTTGCCGCTGCGCCGATCACCGCAGCCGCAGCGCTTTTTGTCGAGAGTTATGCTGCGCTCGTACCCTGGCCATGTGAGCGCCGGCGCCTGGCATGGTATGTCACAGCTTTCCTGCTGGGGAAAATGCATTCCTCGCTCAAGCGCATGGAGCGTGAGGCCCGGCAGCAAGTGGTCGCTGCCTTTGCGCTGCTGGAGGAACTGCTGGAATCGCCGGCCGGCCTGTGA
- a CDS encoding ABC transporter ATP-binding protein/permease: protein MKHADLPTHQVKAQRYSKADRVSMKELVKFYHVFGRHYRKYWKTLLVAYGALGISILTTLLVPWPLKLILDHLVLNEPFPSQFQFLPQFLGTNPENLLLGLALSIILITLVDGTFSYVAKYYLSATGDRMLADIRERVFAHLQRLSLSFHGTFRSGDIVYRMTSDISGLKPMLIELPQETVDRVGQIIAYSSLMIMLDWRLALMALVGVPVLFYYNVRFGEGVKKAAKTKRSRETEVTTIILENVDSLALVQAYGKESAEKARFEQQNRQSMTADITAMRLSKMFKRVADLIIATATAIVVYWGGKHAMSGAITPGVLFIFFSYLKQLYGPIDKYAALFFEVAKSQVAAGRLLELVETDMVMADAKDAVPAPPLSGQVEFKEVSFSYKKGQAEVLKNIDFSAAPGEKVALVGHSGAGKSTLISLLLRFYDPTAGKILMDGHDLRQFTLASLRRQVTIVLQEAKLMRRTVRDNIAFGKEGATDEEIIAAAKAAQAHDFIMQMPDGYDTMIWDGGDNLSGGQRQRLSIARAMLRDAPILILDEPSSGLDAKSEALVTQALEELTKNKTTFVIAHRFSTIKNADKIVVLEEGKLMQTGTHEELLESSPQYREFYELQVLGHKPKAPKKITAAGEDKTPAATAPVDLLAG from the coding sequence ATGAAGCATGCGGACCTCCCGACCCATCAAGTGAAAGCCCAGAGGTACTCCAAGGCCGATCGCGTCAGCATGAAGGAGTTGGTAAAGTTCTACCACGTCTTCGGCCGGCACTATCGCAAATACTGGAAGACACTGTTGGTGGCTTACGGTGCGTTGGGAATCAGCATTCTCACGACGCTGCTCGTGCCTTGGCCGCTCAAACTGATCCTCGACCATCTCGTGCTGAACGAGCCTTTTCCGTCGCAATTCCAGTTTTTGCCGCAATTCCTCGGAACGAATCCCGAGAACCTGCTGCTCGGGCTCGCGCTTTCAATCATTCTCATCACCCTGGTCGACGGCACGTTTTCCTATGTCGCGAAATACTATCTCTCGGCTACCGGTGACCGCATGCTCGCCGACATCCGCGAGCGCGTCTTCGCGCATCTGCAACGGCTGTCGCTGTCGTTTCACGGCACCTTTCGTTCGGGCGATATCGTGTATCGCATGACCTCCGACATCAGCGGCCTGAAGCCCATGCTCATCGAGCTGCCGCAGGAAACCGTCGATCGCGTCGGCCAGATCATCGCCTATTCCAGCTTGATGATCATGCTCGACTGGCGCCTGGCGCTGATGGCGCTGGTCGGCGTGCCGGTGCTGTTCTACTACAACGTACGGTTCGGCGAGGGCGTGAAAAAAGCGGCGAAAACCAAGCGCAGCCGCGAAACCGAAGTCACCACCATCATTCTCGAAAACGTCGATTCGCTGGCCTTGGTGCAGGCGTACGGCAAGGAATCCGCGGAGAAGGCGCGCTTCGAGCAGCAAAACCGCCAGAGCATGACCGCCGACATCACCGCGATGCGGCTGTCCAAGATGTTCAAGCGGGTCGCCGATCTCATCATCGCGACGGCCACCGCCATTGTGGTCTACTGGGGCGGGAAACATGCGATGAGCGGCGCGATCACGCCCGGTGTGCTGTTCATCTTCTTCAGCTATCTCAAACAGCTTTACGGCCCGATCGACAAATACGCCGCGCTGTTTTTCGAAGTGGCGAAATCGCAGGTCGCCGCCGGCCGTTTGCTCGAGTTAGTGGAAACCGACATGGTGATGGCCGATGCCAAGGATGCCGTGCCTGCGCCGCCGCTTTCCGGCCAGGTGGAATTCAAGGAGGTTTCGTTCTCCTACAAAAAAGGCCAGGCGGAGGTTCTGAAGAACATCGACTTTTCGGCCGCGCCCGGCGAAAAGGTCGCGCTGGTGGGCCATAGCGGCGCGGGCAAATCCACGCTCATCAGCCTGCTGCTGCGCTTCTATGATCCCACCGCCGGGAAGATTTTGATGGATGGCCACGACCTGCGCCAGTTCACCCTGGCTTCGCTGCGCCGGCAGGTGACCATCGTGCTGCAAGAGGCCAAGCTCATGCGCCGCACCGTGCGCGATAACATCGCGTTCGGCAAGGAGGGCGCGACGGATGAGGAAATCATCGCCGCGGCCAAGGCCGCGCAGGCGCATGACTTCATCATGCAGATGCCGGATGGCTACGACACCATGATTTGGGACGGCGGCGACAATCTCTCCGGCGGCCAGCGCCAGCGCCTCAGCATTGCGCGCGCCATGCTGCGCGACGCGCCGATTTTGATCCTGGACGAGCCTTCTTCCGGACTGGATGCCAAATCCGAAGCGCTGGTGACGCAGGCCCTCGAGGAGTTGACCAAGAACAAAACCACGTTTGTCATTGCGCATCGTTTTTCGACCATCAAGAACGCCGATAAAATCGTCGTGCTGGAAGAGGGCAAACTGATGCAGACCGGCACGCACGAAGAGCTGCTCGAAAGCAGCCCGCAATACCGCGAGTTCTACGAATTGCAGGTATTGGGCCACAAACCCAAAGCCCCGAAAAAAATCACTGCCGCCGGGGAAGACAAAACACCGGCTGCAACCGCGCCGGTCGACCTCCTGGCAGGTTGA
- a CDS encoding aminoglycoside phosphotransferase family protein, translated as MNDRCENLSAVAAPLADRKLPSLAAALHAATVRDRLVEHLPESELDGGAPGIELLKHTPGKRCVIAYDFATRHGRRRVIGKLYRRERGQAIFANMRKLWQAAQCATPRFHLPRPLAYVAEWGMVLQEAAPGIRADYLLHHGTFAQTVAATARNLAALHRLDLDLESRNTLALHLQKYCHPGLEHLMADLPEARRRLAALAAQLLSDGSLAAMKRCPVHGDLGLTQIFHAEDHVSFIDFDGLCRSHAALDLCNFIIVLKTHLGRASDRMIALFLEQYDRLRPLGEIEGVRQYQALIYLRRAMIAWRHRLDRDWRAQALACLTAAEHALDQRRSFSDRHPAKVSFHLFGERA; from the coding sequence ATGAATGATCGGTGCGAAAACCTTTCTGCTGTTGCGGCGCCGCTTGCCGATCGCAAGCTGCCCAGCCTCGCCGCCGCGTTGCATGCGGCCACGGTGCGCGACCGGCTGGTCGAGCATTTGCCGGAGAGCGAGCTGGACGGTGGCGCTCCCGGCATCGAGTTGCTCAAGCACACGCCCGGCAAGCGCTGCGTCATTGCGTATGATTTCGCCACGCGCCACGGCCGCCGGCGGGTGATCGGCAAACTCTATCGCCGCGAGCGCGGACAGGCGATCTTTGCGAATATGCGCAAACTCTGGCAGGCGGCCCAGTGTGCCACGCCGCGTTTTCACCTGCCGCGGCCGCTCGCCTACGTCGCGGAATGGGGCATGGTGCTGCAGGAAGCTGCGCCGGGCATCCGTGCCGACTACTTGCTGCATCACGGAACTTTCGCGCAGACCGTCGCAGCCACCGCGCGCAATCTCGCGGCGCTGCATCGTCTCGATCTCGACTTGGAGAGCAGGAACACGCTGGCGCTGCATCTGCAGAAATACTGCCACCCCGGGCTGGAGCATTTGATGGCGGATTTGCCGGAAGCACGCCGCCGCCTCGCCGCGCTGGCTGCCCAACTGCTCAGTGACGGCAGCCTCGCCGCGATGAAACGCTGCCCGGTGCACGGCGATCTCGGCCTAACGCAAATCTTCCACGCCGAAGATCATGTGTCCTTCATCGACTTCGATGGCTTGTGCCGGTCGCATGCCGCGCTGGATCTGTGCAATTTCATCATCGTGCTGAAGACCCATCTCGGCCGTGCCAGTGACCGCATGATCGCGCTTTTCCTTGAGCAGTATGATCGCTTGCGGCCGCTCGGGGAAATCGAGGGCGTGCGCCAGTATCAAGCTTTGATTTATCTGCGGCGCGCCATGATCGCCTGGCGCCACCGCCTCGACCGGGATTGGCGGGCGCAGGCGCTGGCCTGCCTCACCGCCGCTGAGCACGCGCTGGATCAGCGGCGCAGCTTCAGCGACCGGCACCCGGCAAAAGTATCATTTCATCTTTTCGGAGAACGAGCATGA
- a CDS encoding aminoglycoside phosphotransferase family protein: MDTTAKSAALKVKDKLYTLATALEEEQMQAVFRPQVQARFGQAVEVSRVDIEVLRRRNQRCVLRYRVALAGAAQPVWRVIGKVYKANQGRQVYDDMRTLWRHGFDREAGDGISMPEPYEFLDELCMLLQEEVPGVPVKAFARKPDNTAAFRLLARTLAKLHRSPLVPSAPFTVRELLTRCHPRHEFLALALPDLAPAIAGLVATAYELEASFGDIAMTPLHGDFHLGQVHLEGNRSWLIDYDALCYGDPASDLGNLLVFLRGKVKRAPGLPALLEAFLDEYFTLMDPAIRQRIPLHEGLTHLRRACKCLRLQEPGWEKKVRRMIERGVACLQAVKSSGHAAAPLEDFFDDEEELVEAGED, encoded by the coding sequence ATGGATACCACAGCAAAGTCTGCTGCGTTGAAAGTCAAAGACAAACTGTACACTCTCGCCACCGCGCTGGAGGAAGAGCAAATGCAGGCCGTGTTTCGGCCGCAGGTGCAAGCGCGTTTCGGACAGGCAGTGGAGGTGAGCCGCGTCGACATCGAAGTTCTGCGCCGGCGCAATCAACGCTGTGTGTTGCGCTACCGCGTCGCGCTCGCGGGCGCGGCGCAGCCGGTTTGGCGCGTGATCGGCAAAGTTTACAAGGCCAATCAGGGCCGGCAAGTGTACGACGACATGCGCACCCTGTGGCGGCACGGCTTCGACCGCGAGGCCGGCGACGGCATCAGCATGCCCGAGCCATATGAGTTTTTGGATGAGTTGTGCATGCTCCTGCAAGAGGAAGTGCCGGGCGTTCCGGTCAAGGCATTTGCCCGGAAACCGGATAACACCGCGGCCTTCCGGCTGCTGGCGCGCACGCTGGCGAAGCTGCACCGCTCGCCACTCGTCCCGAGCGCGCCCTTCACGGTCCGGGAACTGCTCACCCGCTGCCATCCGCGCCATGAATTTCTCGCGCTCGCGCTGCCCGACCTCGCGCCGGCAATCGCCGGCCTCGTTGCCACCGCCTATGAGCTGGAGGCGAGTTTCGGCGACATTGCCATGACGCCGCTGCACGGCGACTTCCACCTCGGCCAGGTGCATCTCGAGGGCAACCGTTCCTGGTTGATCGACTATGATGCCCTGTGCTATGGCGATCCTGCTTCGGATCTCGGCAATCTGCTCGTCTTCTTGCGCGGCAAAGTGAAACGCGCACCCGGCTTGCCCGCGCTGCTCGAGGCTTTCCTGGACGAATATTTCACTCTCATGGATCCCGCGATTCGGCAACGCATTCCGCTGCATGAGGGTTTGACGCATTTGCGCCGCGCCTGCAAGTGTCTGCGGCTGCAGGAGCCGGGCTGGGAGAAAAAAGTACGCCGCATGATCGAGCGCGGCGTCGCCTGCCTCCAGGCGGTCAAAAGCAGCGGCCATGCCGCCGCCCCTTTGGAGGATTTCTTTGATGACGAGGAAGAGTTGGTGGAAGCCGGGGAAGATTGA